The Lolium perenne isolate Kyuss_39 chromosome 6, Kyuss_2.0, whole genome shotgun sequence genome segment tagccgcaaggtctaccaagtgtctatcttcaaaattttcaatggtactaacatgattgaaaaattcttctatattatttctcccaactatagacccacgtcctaccggtatgtcttttgtggtaaaattaaaaggaaacatgatgaaataagtaaagtaaatgcaagtaactaatttttttgtgtttttgatatagcaaacaagatagcaaataaagtaaaactagcaactaatttttttgtattttgatttagtgcagcaaacaaagtagtaaataaaactaagcaagacaaaaacaaagtaaagagattgagaagtggagactcccttgcagcgtgtcttgatctcccggcaacggcgccagaaatttagcttgatgacgcgtaaagcacacgctcgttgggaaccccaagtggaaggtgtgatgcgtacagcagcaagtttccctcagtaagaaaccaaggtttatcgaaccagtaggagtcaagaagcacgttgaaggttgatggcggcgggatgtagtgcggcgcaacaccagggattccggtgccaacgtggaacctgcacaacacaaccaaagtactttgtcccaacgaaacagtgaggttgtcaatctcaccggcttgctgtaacaaaggattaaccgtattgtgtggaagatgattgtttgcagaaacaagagaacaagtattgcaagagattgtatttcagtaaagagaattggaccggggtccacagttcactaaaggtgtctctcccataagacaaacagcatgttgggtgaacaaattacagttgggcaattgacaaataaagagagcatgaccatgcacatacatatcatgatgagtatagtgagatttaattgggcattacgacaaagtacatagaccgccatccaactgcatctatgcctaaaaagtccaccttcaggttatcatccgaaccccctccagtattaagttgctaacaacagacaattgcattaagtattgcgcgtaatgtaactagtgactacatccttgaacatagcactaatgttttatccctagtggcaacagcacatccataaccttagaggttcttgtcacccctccagattcacggagacatgaacccactcactacaagaaatctgccataagttgacaaaaaaaaggtgtcactgaaacgtcactgatggctacttgtgacgttacagtgacgcttttcaaaacgtcgaaagctgggagtcagcaaTGACTGCTTGagacgttccacttgaaaacgtcATAGAGCTTTGTGACGTTTGCAAACGTCACTGAcggcatgacgttcccaaaacgtcatgggtacctgcccccgagtccagcgtggcaatccgacgtggccAAATTGTGACGAAAAAATAACGTCGTTATCTGAAATCAGCCCAGTCCATTCAGTATGTTATATGGGCCTAATGCTAATTTTTTTCATCTTTGTTGGGCCTTGACCTGTTACGAGCCCAGTTCTtatttgaatttggcatttttagCTTCAATGTTTTTTGGCTCATGGTTTTTGGGCCTCATTTTTTTCACGGTATGCATCAGGTCACATTTTATTCAGATTCCAATTACAAACTTGATAGCTAATAAATAAGCCACATTTAAATCGAATACACAAAAAATGCACGTAATTATACTTCAAATAACACCCAAAATTAGTCAATGTAGATCATCTCACAAGCAGATGTGTATACAATCACAGTATTACTAGGTCTACAAATTTGATAACTACATAATTTCCACCGAGTGTCTTCAAACTTCTTCAACCTGGAGCTCTTGGAGAACAATCTCCTCCGGATTATTTTCCTGGCCCAAGCAACTCCTCGCCCAGGTTGTCGATGACTGGCACCTAGCTTTGTCTCGCACAAAAAGCAGATCAGTATACATCAGAACCTATGCTGAACAAAGAAAGCAGCAGCAACAGATTACAAAAATAGCAGCCCCATACCTGAACGAAGAGACCCAGCAACAATCAGATCAATATGGTGCTCCCAGACTTGAATTTCACTCCACCCGAAGAAGGCGATGTCCATATACCTGAAGGAGAGCATGCAGGTACATTATCTAATGCAAAAACAAAGTTGCAGTTTACATTATCACTGAATTTAATGGAACAAGCAGATTTGTATTGCGCCTGGTATATATAGCAAGTGCATGATAGATTTAGTGAGACAAGCAAAAAGCGTAAGCAacacaagcacaagcaagcaCAGGCACAAGTAGCTACATCAGAACTGGAAGCAACCTACAGGAATTTGTTAACTGAATTTGTTGCAAgcaagcagtggaagcaagctACTGGAATTTGTACCTATTGATCTTCAACAATTGACACCAGAAAATGCAAGCTACTGGAGTACATTACTGTAATGCTACTGTATTGTTGTTGTTACACAAACTACTGCTCATGCTACTgtactgttgttgttgttgttgttacacaAACTATTTGCTCAGCCAACAGAGACTACTGCTACTGTATTGTTGTTTCTACACAAACTACTGCTAGTGCTACTGTACTGTTGTTGTTGTTACACAAACTACTGCTCATGCTATTGTACTGTCAGATTGTGAACTTGAAATAATTGAGGAACCTCAGCCACGGTTATTCTTAGTGACAATGACAACTTCCAAAGGTTCTATAAATACTGGTTTGGCATAACAAAATCAAAATAAAGAGTTCTCTACAAACATATGTAAGATTAGGAACACGCCACACCTTGCGAAGATGCTCAAGTACAATGGAGCTGCTCGTTGCCTGGGGCAAGCTGAATCACCTAGACGCCACCGTCCTGGAGTATAACAATGTGTTCAAATAATGTTATTAGCAATAGAAAATACTAACAGCAGCAGTAGGGAGTATTGATAGTAGCAGGAGTATTGTCAGTAGCAATTTGGACTGTATTTAagctgcatgatcaagatatttaTGCAAGCCAATTCCTACTCCTAAAAGCACACCAAGCAATCACGGAGTAATGCAGTACACAAGCAAGCAAGGAAGAATACAGAATCGAGTATGCATCAAGTATACAAATAGAATAAGAGAATCACAGAAATTGATTCGTTTTTCCGAATTAATCATGCTAATATACATCCAGGGAGAGAGCAAGGACTCAATTGACCAAGATGCACCAGTAGTGGACATGACCAAGATGTGGCTGCTGCGACCTTTAATTCCAAATACTGATACAGGGCAGACACATCCagaactctgacttgaaacaagaaaATGTCGCATCCATTTTTAGATTTACAAATCTTACCTCTGAAGAAGGAAATGGTTGCAGGGGTAACAGTGCCGACCCTTGAATCAGGTACACCATCTTTCTTGAGATAACCTCTCGACTTCAAAGCAGGATTGCTATCGATGATGGCGACCCGCAGATGCTTGGTCAGTGGCATATTGGCTGCATGTAGGGCAATTTAGGCATATGAGAAGCTTGAACATGTAAGTAGAAGTCGGTGCTTGTAATCAACTCGCCTGCACTACCAACAGAACCTCACATAGAACTACCGACAGAACATTCTTCCAGCGGTTTTCAGTTTGCTTTTGTTACTAGTAGCTAATGTTGTGGCCTGGGATAGCTAGGCAAATATAGTTCCCCTCCCCACAATTCGTACAAGAGAAGCAGAGGTACACCAGGACAGCAATACCTACAGAGTGCACAGGCAACGGCCAAGCCCACCATGCCTCCGCCGACGATAGCCACATCGAGCTCGTCATCCCCAGGTTTCACGCCAGCAACGTTCGCCGGGGCGCCCTACATGTTCATACACAACCACCAACAATTAGGAACGAGCCCTTGACCAATCTCGCAATTCGCAGCGCCCTGAACGCCATTTTATCTGAACCCTAGGGGGAAACGAAGAGGAAGAAGTACCTGCGGCTCGGTTGCCCCCGCGGGAGCGCTGGAGAAGTCCCTCGCCGTTGGTCGGATCCGACTTGCCGCCGCGTAGCATCTGGTTTGGGGGGCAGAGTGGGAGGACGCGGAAGAGTTTAGTGAGGCCGGGGCAGAGCAGCGGACCGAACCGTGGAGCGAGAGGAGGGGATGTAGTGGGGCGCACCTTGTTCTCCGTAGCAGggagtgggcggcggcggcggcggcgcgcgccggcGTGGGCGCCATCAGCGAACAGCGGAGGGAGAAGAGGCGTGGCCCTCCGAGAGTGGTTTGGGTCCGAGCCTCCGTGGCCTGAACCGGTCGGAGCTGGCGAGCGCCCGGATGAGCGCGTCGTGGAGCTCCACGCTGCGCCGGAGCAGGCCCGACGTGGTCAGCGCCGCCTGGATCCGCGCGATCGGCCGCGCGTCCCCGCGGCACCCCGCGAGGAGCTCCGCATAGCGTCCGACGGCGGCCATCTCATGACGGAGCATTATGTTTCGATTCGCGATGGGTGGCCGCGGGTTTGGTGATGGGTGGCGGCGGGGGGAGAAAGATTGGATATCGGCGGCGGGGAACGAAAGTGGATGGGGAAAGTGCGCGATGGGATCTGAAAATTTCGGTTCGGCGCGCACATATCCCGCTCGATGAAAACTTCCCTCTCTTCTCTTATACACCCAATACAAACTTCCAGCGATGGGATTGACGCGGGAGACGAAAAAATAGGCCACGTAGGCGAAAATTGATACGAGGTAGGTCCCAAATGTCTGAGTAAAAGTGATGACATGGCAGCCAACTCACAGCCACATTAGATTATGACGTTTTCGTTTAAGCAGCTAACGACGTTTTTGCCCCAGAACGTCACTATTTTCTAAGGTTTTGCCCCCCTTCAACAGCCAACgacggtcaaagctaggaacgtcataaagttatgacattttgatttccagtcataaaaaaaacgtcatattatggcagatttcttgtagtgactatcgagcataaatactcccttttggagttactagcatcaacttggccagagcatctactaataacggagagcatgcaagatcataaacaacacatagatataagtttgataatcaacataacaagtattctctattcatcggatcccaacaaacgcaacatatagaattacagatagatgatcttgatcatgttaggcagctcacaagatccgacaatgatagcacaatggggagaagacaaccatctagctactgctatggacccatagtccaggggtagactactcacacatcacaccggaggcgaccatggcggcgtagagtcctccgggagatgattcccctctccggcagggtgccggaggcgatctcctggatcccctgagatgggatcggcgttggcggcgtctctggaaggttttccgtatcgtggctctcggtactgggggtttcgtcacggaggctttaagtaggcggaagggcaagtcaggagggggcacaggggccccacaccacaggctggcgcggccaaggtgggggccgcgccgccctagggtttgggcaccctgtggccccacttcgtttcgtcctcggacttctggaagcttcgtggaaaaataggcccctgggctttgatttcgtccaattccgagaatatttccttactaggatttctgaaaccaaaaacagcaaaacaaagaatcggcacttcggcatcttgttaataggttagttccagaaaatgcacgaatatgacataaagtgtgcataaaacatgtagataacatcaataatgtggcatggaacataagaaattatcgatacgttggagacgtatcagaaatcaagtaacaataattgggaaaccattcttcacttatcttttccatgtcttaaattaatccttaatcctaccatgaacctcatggtattcattccacttaaacattggaattataacaaggagatccactcaagaagtatatattcttctacatTTCAAGTTATTACaactcaaacctagagaggtgagagttctatagtatttattagagaagcaatggaaaACCTTAAGATAAAACCTTGTATATACATCCATGCAtttaaatcatcatctttaagagaaaccatttatgttaaacatagatattgatgatcacaccaatctctatggagcctaaactcaggttagtattaaagtccttcccaaataagagagaccattcatactaatccaagctttacctatttaagaataaaggacaacctttgaattaaagcattaggttgtaaaccacttccgcttggagtggtgagataacttaatatcacatggaataaaccatatccatgagttgataaagtaaggaagagATTCATTCAactaagatagccaagtggagttttagacttgatactattgagatattgtgagtacaccataaaccttagaataactattcctatatgagagaactcaagttatggtgttacactaaagttaatgaggcaacacttggacttggggaagagaactatccatataaccaaatgattatatcatcattgattaagtagaaccctaacataatatctcaggcattctcctgggatataaactttagaggcaatcatagtagtcccattcaagaaggtaaattagaagtactataccctagttgatcaaggcaatgcttgatcatggaagtgagaaacctaattaatgggagataccttaggaagccaaaccttgatcattatgaattgagtaatgatcataagccCTAAGGATTTGAGGTAGAAGACATTaataacaagttgatcatgcttaatccatgatcatgctcttgaggtatgtgagaataagataaatcctaataggataagtagatttcattcaccacataaaatcatagggagatcactaATAAGCAATCCTAGACTTATATCTCAATcccaacttgtgaatcacttggtgatcataagtagaactctATCACATCTACATTCCATTTATTCCTCAAATAAAGTACCTAAGAAACAccaagagtaaaactccataccttATATAGTGAGGAACCATTAatctatatgaccaaagttaactataaaaagaactataaccactgtagttactttaataattaattgaggataataatagaagttaattggtagaagataaaaccaatcctcaaatccttagtaattagagaagcacataagatatgaagcaagtaatcatattaccatggttaggggagattaaaccctagccaatgcaaaatggtgtcatcccatatctacaacctagaattgTATCTCAACCTAGTTGCATACCACTTGGGTGAGCACAACTAAAACTCAATGAAACCATATTTGAGTTTCAAACCATATGTCAGTAAGCACATAGAATTAGAACCCTAGCATTGCACTCTCATGCTTAATTATTAAACACAAGAGACATCTAGTGCTAAACTCTATAATTAGACCCAtaggtggtgatcaaccacttatcattataacccagaccaaaccatgatgaagTAATGTCTACTCTAGGTAATTCAAGGTGTTATTGAGTATAATACTAGTGCCACCTTTGAAATATGGTTATAATAAAACTTACAAGACCCtaacaagcaagtgctcacataaaattatatGCAAGTGACCAATTCCCTAAATTCAAACCAAGTCTTAATATAACCTTTAAAATACTTTGAGTTGAAAGTATCAACTATAATAACCCAAATAATTTGATTCACAAGAAAAATGGAAATTATAATGAGAGCACAAAATCATGATTAATTAAAAATTGTAATAGAAAGTTCATACATAAAGATTAAATGATCATTCAAAAACAATTCAGTATTAAAATGATCTTCTTATTAGTCCTCAGTAAATTCTAATTGTCAAACACCTGCAAAATAAAAAGatgcaaatttgaattaaaaacagaaattcagaaatagaaatacaaaacagaaaataaataaaagagaaaaagaagaaaaacctcACCTGGACTTACCTGGTCGTGTAGCCCATCAGTAGCAGCCCAACACGGTCCAGCACCGCAGCCCAACACGGCCCACCATACCTTTTCGATGGATAAGACTGAAGATGAGGTCGCCACCTTCGTCTTCGCCACCGTCGACGCACTGGGGAGCGCCACGACGCCGGCaagccacgtcccggccgccgtTGTTGACCTGGGCGACCGTCGACGAACGCGGACACCTTATAAATACTCGGCCGAAGCCCTCCTCGCTCCTGTTCTTCTTTTCTCCCCAAatttctcaaaccctagccgcccggcCATCTTCGCCGTCGCCGATTAGGGCCACCTCGAGCACCACCGTGAAGCTCTGGAGCTTCGCCTGGTCGCCAGCAACCACCTCGTCAACGCATGCTTGCCGGGAAGCCCTACAACCGACGAATCGAATCGCCGTTTCTCCGCCGGTCACCCGCAGACGCCGATGATCGCCGTCGAAATAGGCCACCCCAAGGCTTGCCGACACGCTCGTCGGAACCGCGGTGAGCTCCTCTACCGCCTGGCATGCTCGCCTTGCTTAATAGCCCACAGTAGCGTCGCCTCGTCGtgaacccgtgcccgccgccgtacTTCGAGCTCGCCGGAGTTACTACGGTGACCAAAAGATGGGGGCGCCGCCACCCATAGGCTCAGAATAGCGCGGCGAATTCAACCCGCACCTCAGCTCAGGCGCGGGAGCGCCGAATCGCCGGCGTTAACCTCGCCTGGCCGCCGGCCGGCCACCCCCGAGCCACGTCGTCGATTTTGACTCTGGTCAAAAGAcgcgtggcagctgacgtggccTAAGGCCCACTAGTCAGTGACCCTCTGGGTAGTTTAACCGGGTACCTTTAGTCATTCCGTTTAAATTTAATTCCAGAAAAgttctgcaacttcaaataaatctagaaaattcaatttaagtcagaaaaatgtaaataagatattaaaattcttagaaaagaaaactctatccaataaaaatataaaatgaaatttttatttttaataaaaattcaattatttaatacttgttaattaagcattTTCCTTTAACTcttaatacaattaaaattcagaaattaggaaaacttttcaaactaaataaaaaccagtaaagaaaataaagaaaacatgaaaattgattttctttatttattattttgttaaatcattattgagagatttaaaccctaattaataaataccttaattattaaattcattaaaaataataaaatgtcaaatccaatattatttttatttcaaactcattaataacttcaacttaataatgaagttattaatccaagaattatagggtaattaggaaaccctagttccattagaaacaaagtgataacctcataatttcatgaggaaccctaaaaccctaactctactaggaaccctagttccattattacatgtgaaccctaatttgcttctaacctaaacccaaggttagaacaggtgatcatggtactttaattcaaatcatagagccaccattaacaactaaaagacatacctatgtccacataaaatgtagaaccttatcactagcaatttagtattccatgtatgcatatcactaaacctggttgatcaagtaggatcaaccaagtttaaaccttagcttctactgtcaaaaccatcatctttattcatccatgcttagcatcacaccattgtgatgaaccccaatagcatctaggcccaatatttatcattacataaccatagtccactgaaccctacaaatacttcataattattaaccatcctatttaggagccaatcattccttacttagtggatccaatagcaaacctagacaacctcaaccctaactgatatacttcttattacttaagaagtatgttcttcaaaagttattcttttgaagtaaataaagaatcatcatcaaacctgcttataaggacctataaaccctagccagctatcaccaacaaggtataccaccttgatagcaactattggtaattaagatgtttaggcttaattcaacaatacaagcctagtagctgatgaatccaactaggttgtgatccgtttaccacttactccagaaaccaattagaaccatagaaaaccatagaaccccacaaatctactaatcatacttgttctttattaaataacatgttcttcaaaagttattcttttgaattatataataagtaatcatcaaccatgcattataggactt includes the following:
- the LOC127306126 gene encoding uncharacterized protein isoform X3, which translates into the protein MTSSMWLSSAEAWWAWPLPVHSVANMPLTKHLRVAIIDSNPALKSRGYLKKDGVPDSRVGTVTPATISFFRGRWRLGDSACPRQRAAPLYLSIFARYMDIAFFGWSEIQVWEHHIDLIVAGSLRSGASHRQPGRGVAWARKIIRRRLFSKSSRLKKFEDTRWKLCSYQICRPSNTVIVYTSACEMIYID
- the LOC127306126 gene encoding uncharacterized protein isoform X1, which gives rise to MAPTPARAAAAAAHSLLRRTRCYAAASRIRPTARDFSSAPAGATEPQGAPANVAGVKPGDDELDVAIVGGGMVGLAVACALSNMPLTKHLRVAIIDSNPALKSRGYLKKDGVPDSRVGTVTPATISFFRGRWRLGDSACPRQRAAPLYLSIFARYMDIAFFGWSEIQVWEHHIDLIVAGSLRSGASHRQPGRGVAWARKIIRRRLFSKSSRLKKFEDTRWKLCSYQICRPSNTVIVYTSACEMIYID
- the LOC127306126 gene encoding uncharacterized protein isoform X2, giving the protein MAPTPARAAAAAAHSLLRRTRCYAAASRIRPTARDFSSAPAGATEPQGAPANVAGVKPGDDELDVAIVGGGMVGLAVACALSNMPLTKHLRVAIIDSNPALKSRGYLKKDGVPDSRVGTVTPATISFFRGRWRLGDSACPRQRAAPLYLSIFARYMDIAFFGWSEIQVWEHHIDLIVAGSLRSARCQSSTTWARSCLGQENNPEEIVLQELQVEEV